From one Trifolium pratense cultivar HEN17-A07 linkage group LG1, ARS_RC_1.1, whole genome shotgun sequence genomic stretch:
- the LOC123919517 gene encoding auxin response factor 16-like, with translation MFVVMDSMEKTTEKCLDSQLWHACAGAMVQMPPLNTKVFYFPQGHAEHAHGKVDFNKTRVPPLIPCRISAMKYMADPETDEVYVKMRLTPLRENELDLEEDCFFGNNGLEGQEKPTSFAKTLTQSDANNGGGFSVPRYCAETIFPRLDYSAEPPVQTIIAKDMHGQCWKFRHIYRGTPRRHLLTTGWSNFVNHKKLVAGDSIVFLRAENGDLCVGIRRAKKGGIGGGITDQFSNSSSNWNRVSPLFGGGGGGSGFLCGNENRKSCGGVGGDDDLMRRVGSESVVEAVNCAINGRSFEVVYYPRASTPEFCVKVSSVKSAMQIQWCSGMRFKMPFETEDSSRISWFMGTISSVHVQDPIHWPDSPWRLLQVVWDEPDLLQNVKCVNPWLVELVSNMPNFNLSPFTPPRKKPRFIQDPYFHLINQLPMPTSSSSSLTSFSNINLLNYTNSSLCNIQDNSPNYSSSSSIQGARHAQFGSNNNFPSDLIPFNKLQQDMFLGNLSMSRFDKKQPIRPTCGPNNNNKNNVDLSCLLSVGNSGQSFKELSNIEAKAPHKHQILLFGKLIHTEQQNNSSNVSKSGSLSEGITSLKTSNVSSSSDPVENSSDGGSPPWYKDQQQHKTDLVGTENVTTLCMAS, from the exons ATGTTTGTAGTTATGGATTCCATGGAAAAAACCACAGAAAAGTGTTTAGATTCACAACTATGGCATGCTTGTGCTGGTGCCATGGTTCAAATGCCACCACTCAACACAAAAGTCTTTTACTTTCCACAAGGTCATGCAGAACATGCTCATGGCAAAGTAGATTTCAACAAAACTCGTGTTCCACCACTTATTCCTTGTAGAATCTCTGCTATGAAATACATGGCTGACCCTGAAACTGATGAAGTTTATGTCAAAATGAGATTAACACCTTTAAGAGAAAATGAATTAGATTTAGAAGAAGATTGTTTCTTTGGAAACAATGGTTTAGAGGGTCAAGAAAAACCAACTTCTTTTGCTAAAACATTGACACAATCTGATGCAAATAATGGTGGTGGTTTTTCTGTTCCTAGATATTGTGCTGAGACAATTTTTCCTAGATTGGATTACTCTGCAGAACCACCTGTTCAGACAATTATTGCTAAGGATATGCATGGACAGTGTTGGAAGTTTAGACATATTTATAGAGGAACACCAAGGAGACATCTTTTGACAACTGGTTGGAGCAATTTTGTGAATCATAAGAAGCTTGTTGCAGGTGATTCAATTGTATTTTTAAGAGCTGAAAATGGAGATCTTTGTGTTGGTATAAGAAGAGCTAAGAAAGGTGGAATTGGTGGTGGAATAACAGATCAGTTTTCGAATTCTTCGAGTAATTGGAACCGTGTTTCGCCTTTGTTtggcggtggtggtggtggttctgGTTTTTTGTGTGgaaatgaaaacagaaaaagttgtggtggtgttggtggtgatgatgatttGATGAGAAGAGTTGGTTCTGAATCTGTTGTTGAAGCTGTGAATTGTGCTATTAATGGAAGATCTTTTGAAGTTGTGTATTATCCAAGAGCTAGTACTCCTGAATTTTGTGTTAAAGTTTCTTCTGTTAAATCTGCAATGCAAATTCAATGGTGTTCTGGTATGAGATTTAAAATGCCATTTGAAACTGAAGATTCTTCTAGAATTAGTTGGTTTATGGGAACTATTTCTTCTGTTCATGTTCAAGATCCAATTCATTGGCCTGATTCTCCTTGGCGCCTTCTTCAG GTAGTGTGGGATGAACCAGATTTACTACAAAATGTGAAATGTGTAAACCCTTGGTTAGTTGAGTTAGTCTCAAACATGCCAAATTTCAATCTTTCACCATTCACACCTCCAAGAAAAAAACCAAGATTTATTCAAGATCCATATTTTCATCTCATAAATCAACTTCCAATgccaacatcatcatcatcatcattaacaTCATTCTCCAACATTAATCTTCTCAATTATACAAACTCATCTCTCTGTAACATTCAAGATAATAGTCCTAATTATAGTTCATCATCAAGCATACAGGGAGCCAGGCATGctcaatttggatcaaataataattttccaTCTGATTTAATTCCTTTCAACAAATTACAACAGGACATGTTTCTTGGTAATTTGTCAATGTCAAGATTTGATAAAAAACAACCTATTAGACCAACTTGTGGACCCAACAACAATAATAAGAACAATGTTGACTTGTCTTGTTTGTTGAGTGTAGGAAATTCTGGTCAAAGTTTTAAGGAATTATCCAATATTGAAGCAAAAGCACCCCATAAACACCAAATTTTGTTATTTGGAAAACTCATTCACACTGAACAACAGAACAATTCATCAAATGTTTCAAAGAGTGGTTCTTTATCTGAAGGAATTACATCATTGAAAACATCaaatgtttcttcttcttctgatcCAGTTGAGAATTCTTCTGATGGAGGCTCAC